The following are encoded in a window of Bradyrhizobium sp. WBOS07 genomic DNA:
- a CDS encoding AAA family ATPase gives MTGGFSKLRHGMLPAPEDDPEVTDLEAAIEGPPDEVPARRSDRPDARLNAKKVRGAIVAEAFRRAAPPSLRRAIAAGRPVASVVQVPSSAWMEAVDQYLSEARVMTIARAGSNKSIDVNHVGNEEVAKCLVAGRSVVGISTDPQRFLPTTLLLSADVSVKLVPPDAKSVRVLLRTLLPLTGRIPSSRIADTSGLDLNDLVSIFRSGSTASDALERLATLAMRRRQSSPHVEGASILSDAIEFGGAARIFGLNFVKDVQDWRRGSIQWAEADHGAILHSEPGHGKNFFVNSLALAAGTGLVVAKISDFFAEREGHLGDVVKSLKAVFSKARAEAARFGPSGQRGCLLAFDELDELPSRNRLSRHNSDFFSVVVGEMLTSLDSVMSDNESNVGLCVLGMTNRLDAIDPALLRPGRFERTIEIPRPDAAGLANVLRYHLRGTALEGMDLSSAARLLEGISPAEAMDVARAARRAARRAGRPLNVDDLVREGSGPALPQAVLRRVAVHEAGHLVASIATGGKPLSARILNRGKIGGDARLNFDDNRVWTLERLETHVVFLLGGLCAEKVVLGSVSTGAGGTQLSDLAICTSLLAAAFTSTPLLGGLVYRGADGEALAMVSRDARLAKQVDDRLKMLERRATGIITRHAAAVVRIAEALVARRYVSGDEAMDLFRGRTPVRQLIATVATDTPRNTP, from the coding sequence ATGACCGGGGGGTTCTCCAAACTGCGGCACGGTATGTTGCCCGCTCCGGAAGACGATCCGGAGGTCACCGACCTGGAGGCAGCGATCGAAGGTCCACCGGATGAAGTTCCCGCTCGCCGCTCCGATCGACCTGACGCGCGGCTGAATGCGAAAAAGGTTCGCGGCGCGATCGTAGCCGAGGCTTTTCGGCGGGCCGCCCCTCCGTCGCTGAGGCGGGCCATTGCGGCGGGACGTCCGGTCGCGAGCGTCGTTCAGGTCCCCTCCTCGGCATGGATGGAGGCAGTCGACCAATATCTAAGCGAGGCTCGCGTCATGACTATCGCACGCGCCGGCTCGAACAAGTCGATCGACGTCAATCACGTCGGAAACGAAGAGGTAGCGAAGTGCCTGGTCGCGGGACGCAGCGTCGTCGGGATATCGACGGATCCGCAACGTTTCTTGCCGACCACTCTGCTGCTGTCGGCCGACGTCAGCGTGAAACTGGTTCCGCCCGACGCCAAGTCGGTCCGCGTCCTTCTCAGAACTCTGCTGCCACTGACGGGACGCATACCGAGCAGCCGCATCGCCGACACGTCAGGTCTCGATCTGAACGATCTGGTTTCCATCTTCAGGAGCGGATCGACGGCTTCCGACGCGCTGGAGCGGCTTGCGACCCTCGCGATGCGCCGGCGGCAGAGCTCGCCCCATGTCGAAGGTGCGTCGATCCTCTCCGACGCGATCGAGTTCGGCGGTGCCGCTCGAATTTTTGGCCTGAACTTCGTGAAGGATGTCCAAGATTGGAGACGAGGATCCATACAGTGGGCGGAAGCGGACCACGGCGCGATTCTGCATTCAGAGCCGGGCCACGGGAAAAATTTTTTCGTTAATTCTCTCGCCTTGGCGGCAGGCACCGGCCTCGTCGTCGCGAAGATCTCAGATTTTTTCGCCGAACGCGAAGGACACTTGGGCGATGTCGTCAAGTCGCTCAAGGCCGTGTTCAGCAAGGCTCGAGCGGAAGCGGCTCGTTTTGGACCGTCGGGGCAGCGCGGATGTCTTTTGGCATTCGACGAATTGGATGAACTGCCTTCTAGAAACCGGCTGTCGCGGCACAACAGCGACTTTTTTTCGGTCGTCGTAGGCGAGATGTTGACGAGTTTGGATTCCGTCATGTCCGACAATGAGAGCAACGTCGGGCTGTGCGTGTTGGGAATGACCAACCGGCTCGACGCCATCGATCCCGCACTCCTGCGTCCCGGGCGCTTCGAACGCACGATCGAGATTCCCCGACCCGACGCGGCAGGCCTGGCCAACGTCCTGCGATATCATCTTCGAGGCACGGCGCTGGAGGGTATGGATCTGTCATCCGCGGCGCGTCTGCTCGAAGGCATCTCCCCGGCCGAAGCGATGGACGTCGCAAGAGCGGCGAGGCGCGCCGCAAGGCGTGCCGGCCGGCCTCTCAACGTCGACGACCTCGTCAGGGAAGGTAGCGGGCCGGCACTTCCCCAGGCGGTCTTGCGTCGGGTGGCGGTACATGAGGCGGGCCACCTGGTCGCCAGCATCGCGACCGGGGGCAAACCTCTCAGCGCCAGGATTCTCAACCGGGGAAAGATCGGTGGCGATGCTCGCCTGAATTTCGACGACAACCGAGTGTGGACGCTCGAGCGTCTGGAGACCCATGTCGTGTTTCTGCTCGGGGGTCTCTGTGCAGAGAAGGTGGTCCTCGGCTCGGTTTCCACTGGGGCCGGTGGCACTCAGTTGAGCGACCTGGCGATCTGCACGTCGCTCCTCGCGGCCGCCTTTACGTCGACGCCCCTGCTCGGTGGGCTCGTCTACCGCGGCGCCGATGGCGAAGCGCTGGCCATGGTCAGTAGAGATGCGAGGCTCGCCAAGCAGGTCGACGACCGACTGAAAATGCTCGAGCGGCGAGCGACCGGGATAATCACGCGGCACGCGGCCGCCGTCGTCCGGATCGCGGAGGCCCTCGTTGCCCGACGTTACGTAAGCGGCGACGAAGCGATGGATCTCTTCCGGGGTCGAACGCCCGTCCGACAACTCATCGCAACT
- a CDS encoding metallophosphoesterase: MRIWTMSDLHIETARGWDLPFPSQRPTYDVFVCAGDLMPGFARGVKWLAERIDDHPVVVVAGNHEFFGRDIDRELDKAREAALGTNVVVLDDETKLIGGKGGVLIAGAVGWTDFDLYGTPEKSMLAAAAGMNDYRRIRTDRYARRLRPRDTLARHRKTREFISSTFGGPKTSKRLLVTHHPLHAFGGRSRPASTTDEQDLLGPAYASRCPEVFALGLDAAISGHTHVSFELAVEGVKLIANCKGYGPWDAVSRWENDDFDPCFTFDI, from the coding sequence GTGCGCATCTGGACCATGAGCGATCTCCATATCGAAACCGCGAGGGGCTGGGACCTGCCCTTTCCTTCGCAGCGGCCCACCTATGACGTGTTCGTTTGCGCCGGCGATCTCATGCCGGGCTTCGCGCGGGGCGTGAAGTGGTTGGCCGAGCGCATCGACGACCATCCGGTCGTGGTGGTGGCCGGCAATCACGAATTCTTTGGGCGGGACATCGACCGCGAGCTCGACAAGGCCCGCGAGGCCGCCCTCGGCACCAACGTCGTCGTACTTGATGACGAAACCAAGTTGATCGGCGGCAAAGGCGGCGTCCTCATCGCCGGCGCCGTCGGGTGGACCGACTTCGACCTGTACGGCACGCCGGAGAAGTCCATGCTCGCGGCCGCCGCCGGCATGAACGACTACCGTCGGATCCGGACGGATCGCTATGCCCGGCGGCTCCGTCCTCGAGACACGCTCGCCCGCCATCGCAAGACCCGCGAGTTCATCTCGTCGACGTTCGGCGGCCCGAAGACATCGAAACGGCTGCTCGTCACCCATCATCCCCTCCACGCTTTCGGCGGTCGGAGCCGTCCGGCGTCGACCACGGACGAGCAGGATCTCTTGGGCCCGGCCTACGCTTCGCGCTGCCCCGAGGTGTTCGCTCTCGGTCTGGACGCGGCCATCAGCGGGCACACGCACGTCAGCTTCGAGCTGGCGGTCGAGGGCGTGAAGCTCATCGCGAACTGCAAGGGATACGGCCCCTGGGACGCTGTCTCGCGCTGGGAAAACGATGACTTCGATCCCTGCTTCACGTTCGACATCTAG
- the ihpB gene encoding divalent metal ion exporter adaptor subunit IhpB — MKRLFANSVLATIALAAIGFFLLNLPQQSSGKQSEAGHGHEEGGHADGVEMSDDKLRSSDIELLVAAPGVLRDSLLLNGILQPNQEALVQVTPRFPGVVREIKASVGHRVEKNDLLAKIESNQSLTTYEIRAPLAGTVIDRQISLGEYASEQKAAFTIADISTVWVDLSVYRRDLKRVREGDKVVIDVGDGGKPIEARLTYISPVGSADTQSALARTSVPNEGTRLRPGMFVTARLMLSDKSAPIVVKSTAVQSFENRNVVFVRNGLKFEVREVELGARDREHVEVQFGLEEGDLYVGRNSFIVKAEIAKGTAAHEH; from the coding sequence ATGAAGCGGCTTTTCGCGAACTCGGTCCTGGCAACTATCGCGCTGGCTGCAATCGGCTTCTTCCTGTTGAACTTGCCTCAGCAGAGCTCCGGCAAGCAATCGGAGGCGGGGCATGGCCACGAAGAAGGAGGTCACGCCGACGGCGTCGAAATGAGCGACGACAAGCTCAGGTCTTCCGATATCGAGCTCCTCGTCGCAGCGCCCGGCGTTCTTCGCGACAGTCTGCTCCTCAACGGCATTTTGCAGCCAAATCAGGAGGCTCTCGTTCAGGTAACTCCGCGATTTCCAGGAGTCGTCCGCGAGATCAAGGCGAGCGTCGGTCATCGCGTCGAAAAGAACGACCTCCTGGCCAAGATCGAGAGCAACCAGAGTCTCACGACGTATGAGATCCGGGCGCCGTTGGCCGGCACGGTCATCGACCGCCAAATTTCTCTCGGTGAATACGCGTCGGAGCAAAAGGCAGCCTTCACGATCGCCGATATTTCCACCGTATGGGTCGACCTATCCGTCTATCGACGGGACCTGAAGCGGGTGCGGGAAGGCGACAAGGTCGTCATTGACGTCGGCGACGGCGGGAAGCCGATCGAGGCCAGGCTGACCTACATTTCGCCCGTCGGCAGCGCGGATACGCAGAGCGCTCTTGCGCGCACCAGCGTGCCGAACGAGGGGACAAGACTGAGGCCAGGCATGTTCGTCACGGCGCGCCTGATGCTCTCGGACAAGTCCGCGCCGATCGTCGTCAAATCGACCGCCGTCCAAAGCTTCGAAAACCGCAACGTCGTCTTCGTCCGCAATGGCCTGAAATTCGAGGTGCGCGAGGTCGAGCTGGGTGCTCGCGATCGCGAACACGTCGAGGTGCAGTTCGGCCTGGAGGAGGGGGACCTGTACGTGGGACGAAACAGCTTCATCGTGAAGGCTGAAATAGCCAAGGGAACGGCCGCCCATGAGCACTGA
- a CDS encoding efflux RND transporter permease subunit: MSTEQGPVGDRKHGVITAIIAFSIRQRWLVLFAVLAVGAVGAWNFTRLPIDAVPDITNVQVQINVSAAGYSPLEVEQRITFPVETGMGGLPNLQYTRSLSRYGLSQVTVVFADGTNIYFARQLVNERLQQVKDLLPNGIEMAMGPISTGLGEIFMFAVEAKKAAKNPDGSEISPIDLRTIQDWIIKPQLRTVPGVVEVNTIGGFERQFHVLPDPTKLMAYRLNFRDVMTALASNNANVGAGYIERNGEQYLVRTPGQVGDASDIRNIVIGAREGIPVRIGDIAEVIEGRELRTGSATLNGRETVVGTAMLLIGENSRTVAQRVSAKLDEIAKSLPEGVVARALYDRTRLVEATIATVEKNLLEGAILVIVILLLILGNFRAAIATALVIPLSMLITVTGMVENKVSANLMSLGAIDFGIIIDGAVIIVENCLRLLAEEQHRRGRILSREERFDTILAGAGEVVQPSLFGTLIIAVVYLPVLTLTGVEGKMFTPMALTVLMALGGAAILSMTFVPAAVAILVTGKVTEKENWFMRGARFAYVPLLDASIRNRHMVALAAGALVIVSGIAASRMGGEFIPSLDEGDVATHAMRIPGTSLTQAVDMQIKLEEAIRKVPEVREVFSKIGTAEVATDPMPPNVADTYIMLKPHAQWPDPSMTKAQLVSKIEKVVAEVPGNNYEFTQPIQMRFNELISGVRSDVGVKIFGDDLNTLLQVAGQVQSVLQGVQGAADVKTEQVSGLPVLTVKLNRQALARQGLSISDVQGIVEIAVGGKSAGLVFEGDRRFEIIVRLPEHLRSDMEAIRNLPIPLPVREGQAGAIKAAWGNSPLGQVRYVPLSSVAEIDAAPGPNQISRENGKRRIVVTANVRGRDLGSFVADAQRRITDGVKVPAGYWITYGGQFEQLVSATKRLTIVVPIALLLIFVLLFMSLGTFADAALVFSGVPLALTGGIAALLLRDIPLSISAGIGFIALSGVAVLNGLVIIAFIQKLRTEGKPVVEAVREGALTRLRPVLMTALVASLGFVPMAIATGAGAEVQRPLATVVIGGIVSSTILTLLVLPALYTLFRREAVTTKSTSATAQGETA; the protein is encoded by the coding sequence ATGAGCACTGAGCAGGGTCCGGTCGGCGACCGGAAGCACGGCGTCATCACCGCGATAATCGCATTCTCCATCCGTCAGCGATGGTTGGTCCTTTTCGCGGTGCTCGCAGTCGGGGCGGTAGGTGCGTGGAACTTCACGCGCCTTCCGATCGACGCGGTACCGGACATCACCAACGTCCAGGTGCAGATCAACGTGAGCGCGGCGGGCTATTCGCCTCTGGAGGTCGAACAGCGCATAACGTTTCCAGTCGAAACCGGCATGGGCGGGTTACCGAACCTCCAATACACACGGTCGCTGTCCAGATACGGACTAAGCCAGGTCACCGTCGTCTTCGCCGACGGCACGAACATCTATTTCGCGCGCCAGTTGGTCAACGAGCGTTTGCAGCAGGTGAAAGACCTCCTGCCGAACGGCATCGAAATGGCGATGGGACCGATTTCGACAGGCCTCGGCGAGATATTCATGTTCGCCGTAGAGGCGAAGAAGGCAGCCAAAAACCCCGACGGGAGCGAGATCAGCCCGATAGACCTCCGCACGATCCAGGATTGGATCATCAAGCCGCAATTGCGGACGGTGCCCGGCGTGGTCGAGGTCAATACCATCGGCGGGTTCGAGCGGCAATTCCACGTCCTGCCCGATCCTACCAAGCTGATGGCGTATCGGCTGAATTTTCGCGATGTAATGACCGCGCTTGCGTCGAACAATGCCAACGTCGGCGCGGGCTATATCGAACGAAATGGCGAGCAATACCTGGTTCGCACGCCGGGGCAGGTGGGCGACGCGAGCGACATCCGAAACATCGTGATCGGGGCGCGCGAAGGGATCCCGGTCCGGATCGGCGACATCGCAGAAGTGATCGAAGGGCGAGAGCTCCGTACCGGTTCGGCAACGCTGAATGGGCGCGAGACCGTTGTCGGCACGGCCATGCTGCTCATCGGCGAAAACAGCCGAACGGTGGCTCAACGTGTTTCGGCGAAACTGGACGAGATCGCGAAATCCCTACCCGAAGGTGTGGTGGCGAGGGCGCTCTACGACCGTACGCGCCTCGTCGAGGCCACGATCGCGACCGTAGAGAAGAATCTGCTCGAGGGCGCGATCCTCGTCATCGTGATCCTGCTGTTGATCCTCGGCAATTTCAGAGCGGCCATCGCCACCGCGCTCGTCATTCCCTTGTCGATGCTCATTACCGTGACGGGAATGGTCGAGAACAAGGTCAGCGCGAACCTCATGTCGCTCGGCGCCATCGACTTCGGCATCATCATCGACGGTGCGGTCATCATCGTCGAGAACTGCCTGCGGCTGCTTGCGGAGGAGCAGCACCGCAGAGGGCGCATACTGAGCCGCGAGGAGCGCTTCGATACGATCCTGGCGGGAGCGGGCGAGGTCGTCCAGCCCAGCCTGTTCGGGACGCTCATCATCGCGGTCGTCTACCTCCCGGTTCTCACCTTGACGGGCGTGGAAGGCAAGATGTTCACGCCCATGGCCCTGACCGTCCTCATGGCGCTGGGCGGCGCCGCCATCCTATCCATGACGTTTGTTCCGGCCGCTGTCGCCATTCTGGTGACCGGCAAAGTGACCGAGAAGGAGAACTGGTTCATGCGCGGGGCTCGCTTCGCCTATGTGCCGCTTCTCGATGCCTCGATACGCAATCGACACATGGTCGCACTGGCGGCCGGCGCGTTGGTGATCGTCAGCGGAATTGCCGCGTCTCGCATGGGCGGCGAGTTCATACCCTCGCTCGATGAAGGGGATGTCGCCACGCACGCGATGCGCATTCCGGGGACGAGCCTGACGCAGGCCGTGGATATGCAGATCAAGCTGGAGGAGGCCATCCGGAAGGTGCCCGAGGTCCGTGAGGTCTTTTCCAAGATCGGCACGGCAGAGGTGGCGACCGATCCAATGCCGCCGAACGTCGCTGACACCTACATCATGCTCAAACCCCACGCGCAGTGGCCTGATCCCTCGATGACCAAGGCGCAGCTCGTCTCCAAGATCGAAAAGGTCGTCGCGGAGGTGCCGGGCAACAACTATGAGTTCACCCAGCCGATTCAGATGCGCTTCAACGAGCTGATATCGGGCGTTCGCAGCGATGTGGGTGTCAAGATCTTCGGCGACGACCTGAACACGCTCCTGCAGGTCGCCGGCCAGGTGCAAAGCGTGCTGCAAGGCGTGCAGGGGGCAGCGGACGTGAAGACGGAGCAGGTCTCCGGGCTGCCCGTGCTCACGGTCAAATTGAACCGGCAGGCTTTGGCGCGACAAGGCCTGAGCATCTCCGATGTCCAGGGCATCGTCGAGATTGCGGTCGGCGGCAAGAGCGCCGGCTTGGTGTTCGAAGGCGATCGTCGCTTCGAAATCATCGTTCGGCTGCCCGAACACCTTCGCTCGGATATGGAAGCGATCCGCAATCTTCCGATCCCGCTTCCCGTGCGCGAAGGTCAGGCTGGGGCCATCAAGGCGGCGTGGGGCAATTCACCCTTGGGGCAGGTCCGTTACGTCCCGCTCTCTTCGGTCGCCGAGATCGACGCAGCTCCGGGTCCCAATCAGATAAGCCGGGAAAACGGCAAGCGGCGCATCGTGGTCACCGCGAACGTGCGCGGCCGAGACCTCGGCTCGTTCGTCGCCGACGCCCAGCGGCGGATCACCGACGGCGTCAAGGTGCCTGCGGGTTACTGGATCACCTATGGAGGACAGTTCGAGCAGTTGGTTTCCGCAACCAAGCGGCTGACCATCGTCGTTCCGATCGCGCTGCTCCTGATCTTCGTGTTGCTCTTCATGAGCCTGGGAACGTTCGCCGATGCCGCGTTGGTCTTCAGCGGGGTGCCGCTCGCGCTCACGGGCGGCATTGCCGCCCTGCTGCTGCGCGACATCCCGCTTTCGATCAGTGCCGGTATCGGGTTTATCGCGCTATCGGGCGTCGCCGTCCTGAATGGCCTGGTCATCATCGCGTTCATCCAGAAGCTGCGAACGGAGGGCAAGCCTGTCGTCGAAGCCGTTCGCGAGGGCGCGCTGACCAGATTGAGGCCGGTTCTGATGACCGCCCTGGTCGCAAGCCTGGGATTCGTGCCCATGGCGATCGCGACCGGCGCCGGCGCCGAGGTGCAGCGACCACTCGCCACCGTGGTCATCGGCGGAATCGTATCATCGACCATTTTGACGCTGCTGGTCTTGCCGGCGCTCTACACGCTCTTCCGTCGTGAAGCGGTCACGACGAAGTCGACTTCCGCAACCGCACAAGGAGAAACTGCATGA
- the flgF gene encoding flagellar basal-body rod protein FlgF, whose translation MSDKTVIGLSRLITLQQQLDKVARNVANQTTTGFKREGLQFREYLTKAKEADDMPSAPMRSLVAVTGYTDFSGGPLKATGNGTDVAVVGDGFFVIRTAAGDRYTRNGAFTLDKEGRVVTLSGDIVLTATGPLQVPPRDGPVSIGADGTISTARGPIGRLRLVKFEDNAKLRAEGSTLFSSELPANEVPPAQIRLATGALEGANVNAVHEMSSLVAATRAYDQVANTILREDDKNELRKLAGEDL comes from the coding sequence ATGTCCGACAAGACCGTCATCGGGCTATCGCGATTGATCACGTTGCAACAGCAATTGGACAAGGTTGCTCGAAACGTTGCCAATCAAACCACGACGGGGTTCAAACGCGAGGGGCTTCAGTTCCGCGAATATCTCACGAAAGCGAAGGAAGCCGACGACATGCCCTCGGCTCCGATGCGATCGCTTGTGGCCGTCACCGGCTACACCGATTTTTCTGGCGGCCCCCTCAAGGCCACCGGGAACGGAACGGATGTCGCGGTCGTCGGTGACGGCTTCTTTGTGATCCGGACGGCTGCCGGAGATCGCTACACGCGGAACGGAGCGTTCACGCTCGACAAGGAAGGCCGCGTGGTCACGTTGTCGGGCGATATCGTCTTGACTGCGACCGGCCCCTTACAGGTTCCGCCACGCGATGGGCCGGTGAGCATCGGAGCCGATGGGACCATCTCGACGGCGAGGGGACCGATAGGACGTCTGCGCCTGGTGAAGTTCGAGGATAATGCCAAGTTGCGCGCCGAGGGAAGCACGCTGTTTTCATCGGAGTTGCCTGCGAACGAGGTGCCTCCGGCGCAGATTCGGCTCGCTACGGGAGCCTTGGAGGGGGCGAACGTAAACGCGGTCCATGAGATGAGCAGTCTCGTTGCTGCTACCCGGGCCTACGATCAAGTTGCCAACACGATCCTGCGCGAAGACGACAAGAACGAACTCAGAAAGTTAGCTGGTGAGGATTTGTAA
- a CDS encoding MarR family winged helix-turn-helix transcriptional regulator: METKQVEGSQTSAPDDLLQRLSWEVKQIHGCLSEVQKCWAAGLGVTVAQWNILMAISHLADEEGVRVSVVSDKLAVDGSFVTAQSQLLESKGLIRRKPSATDRRVVLLALSSNARWQIENLSGSMNAANAYVANNASGKAHRLLAELEELKSVLKRAKLLTASDALRHWPRGRDTA; encoded by the coding sequence ATGGAAACCAAGCAAGTTGAAGGTTCGCAGACTTCGGCGCCGGACGACCTCTTGCAGCGATTGTCCTGGGAGGTGAAGCAAATTCACGGCTGTTTGAGCGAAGTGCAGAAGTGTTGGGCGGCCGGCCTGGGTGTCACGGTGGCTCAATGGAACATTCTGATGGCGATATCGCATCTTGCGGACGAAGAGGGGGTGCGGGTCAGCGTGGTGTCGGACAAGCTCGCCGTGGACGGGTCCTTTGTCACGGCGCAGTCTCAATTGCTCGAGTCCAAAGGACTGATCCGCCGCAAGCCGAGCGCTACCGATCGCCGTGTTGTTCTCCTTGCGCTCTCGAGCAACGCTCGGTGGCAGATAGAAAACCTGTCTGGCTCCATGAACGCAGCGAACGCGTATGTTGCCAATAACGCGAGCGGCAAGGCGCACCGGCTTCTCGCAGAACTCGAGGAGCTGAAGAGCGTCCTCAAGCGCGCGAAGCTTCTGACGGCTTCGGACGCGCTCCGCCATTGGCCTCGCGGTCGCGACACCGCATGA
- a CDS encoding class I SAM-dependent methyltransferase has protein sequence MKFLSILVVAALKPLYYRFAAAMLRDTSWQEPLFELMSPKRGERLLAFGRGSAATAISLAERFTELSIVVADPDPSIVRKSKRAIEEQHIENITFIDAPSVVALPVHTGSFDRAMCVLAFHLRTPDEKIALAKETFRILRRGGVFYVADYDRPTGREERIVLNLAAQISSRIAVQSHVDGTWGKLFKKAGFAGAKLQSSHSVRIGRVAMLSFRKP, from the coding sequence ATGAAGTTTCTATCGATTTTGGTCGTGGCGGCGCTCAAACCGCTCTACTACCGATTCGCCGCTGCAATGCTGCGCGACACGTCGTGGCAGGAGCCCTTGTTCGAGTTGATGTCTCCAAAGCGCGGAGAGCGCCTCTTGGCGTTCGGACGGGGAAGCGCAGCGACGGCGATCTCGCTTGCGGAGCGGTTCACGGAGCTCAGTATCGTTGTAGCGGATCCCGATCCATCGATCGTCCGAAAGTCAAAGCGAGCGATCGAAGAACAGCACATCGAGAATATTACGTTCATTGACGCACCTTCCGTTGTGGCCCTTCCGGTTCACACTGGCAGCTTCGACCGCGCGATGTGCGTACTCGCCTTTCATTTGAGAACTCCCGATGAAAAGATCGCCTTGGCGAAGGAAACTTTCCGAATCCTGCGCCGTGGAGGTGTATTTTATGTTGCGGACTATGACCGACCGACCGGCCGCGAAGAGCGCATCGTCCTCAACCTTGCAGCGCAGATTTCAAGCAGGATTGCGGTTCAATCCCACGTCGATGGAACTTGGGGCAAACTCTTCAAAAAGGCGGGCTTTGCCGGGGCCAAACTGCAGTCCTCGCATTCGGTGCGGATCGGACGGGTTGCAATGCTATCGTTTAGGAAGCCGTGA
- the ihpA gene encoding divalent metal ion exporter subunit IhpA, with the protein MFSKCVTRFACATALLVSPWLTAASHSQTLNLGAALQRALATSPRLTAAERDIGIATGQRIQAGALLNPELSYEQDNSFGSGIYRGTKSAETTLQISQLFELFGKREARIAAGQAGVNGATIERQAVRLQILSETAIAFLNVLGLQRRIQILDEQVAALERLTPLLQRRVDAGASSPAETGRAEVAAALVKADRERTKANLASARRELAVLMGDTSPKFGNVSGRLDATTRAPSFQTVIAAIDANPQLVRWNAVYAQRNAELLLARLRPYPDVRLSAGWRHYNETNDDAVRLSLTVPIPIFDQNQGNILSAQQNLAKTRAEREANRNTLIVVAGRAYDNVQGSLRELAILRDSGIPKAQAASNEIEQGYGAGRFSLLEVLDAQANVTQARLREQEALQNYHVAVATIEGLVGNPFALARESAR; encoded by the coding sequence ATGTTTTCAAAGTGCGTCACGCGTTTCGCGTGCGCGACGGCGTTGCTGGTCAGTCCTTGGCTGACGGCGGCGTCGCATTCGCAGACCCTCAATCTCGGGGCGGCGCTGCAGCGCGCGCTCGCGACCAGCCCCCGCTTGACCGCCGCCGAACGCGATATCGGGATCGCGACGGGCCAGCGCATTCAGGCGGGGGCGCTCCTCAATCCGGAACTGAGCTACGAACAGGATAACTCATTCGGTTCGGGCATCTATCGCGGGACGAAGTCGGCCGAGACGACGCTGCAGATCAGCCAGCTTTTCGAGCTGTTCGGCAAGCGCGAGGCCCGCATCGCGGCCGGCCAAGCCGGCGTCAACGGGGCGACGATCGAGCGCCAGGCGGTACGTCTGCAGATTCTGTCGGAAACGGCCATCGCGTTTCTGAACGTGCTCGGGCTGCAGCGGCGGATCCAGATCCTCGACGAGCAGGTCGCCGCCCTTGAGCGGCTGACGCCGTTGCTTCAGCGCCGGGTCGATGCCGGTGCTTCGTCGCCTGCCGAGACCGGTCGCGCCGAAGTCGCAGCGGCGCTGGTGAAGGCCGATCGCGAGCGCACCAAGGCGAACCTGGCCAGCGCGCGCCGCGAACTGGCGGTGCTCATGGGCGACACTTCCCCGAAGTTCGGCAACGTCTCCGGACGCCTCGACGCCACCACCCGCGCGCCGTCGTTTCAGACGGTGATCGCCGCCATCGACGCCAACCCGCAACTGGTGCGCTGGAATGCGGTTTATGCGCAACGCAACGCCGAACTGCTGCTGGCGCGGCTCAGGCCTTATCCTGACGTTCGCCTTTCAGCCGGATGGCGACATTACAACGAGACCAACGACGACGCGGTGCGGCTCAGCCTCACGGTTCCGATCCCAATCTTCGATCAGAACCAGGGCAACATCCTCTCGGCACAGCAGAACCTCGCCAAGACGCGGGCGGAACGCGAGGCGAACCGCAACACGCTGATCGTCGTCGCCGGCCGGGCCTACGATAACGTGCAGGGCTCGCTGCGGGAGCTCGCGATCCTTCGCGACTCCGGCATCCCGAAGGCCCAGGCCGCCTCCAACGAGATCGAACAGGGTTACGGCGCCGGGCGCTTCTCGCTGCTCGAAGTGTTGGACGCGCAGGCCAACGTCACCCAGGCTCGTCTGCGGGAGCAGGAGGCGCTGCAGAACTACCATGTCGCCGTTGCCACGATCGAAGGACTCGTCGGCAATCCCTTCGCTCTGGCGCGGGAGAGCGCACGATGA